Proteins from a single region of Xiphias gladius isolate SHS-SW01 ecotype Sanya breed wild chromosome 2, ASM1685928v1, whole genome shotgun sequence:
- the atp2b1a gene encoding plasma membrane calcium-transporting ATPase 1a isoform X2 has translation MANNSYSGVKNSIVEANHDGEFGCTLKELRSLMELRGAEALNKIGESYGDIQGLCNRLKTSPIEGLSGQPADIEKRKTAFGQNLIPPKKPKTFLQLVWEALQDVTLIILEVAAIVSLGLSFYKPPDAKRENCGRAAGGVEDETEAEAGWIEGAAILLSVICVVLVTAFNDWSKEKQFRGLQSRIEQEQKFTVVRGGQVIQIPVAEIVVGDIAQIKYGDLLPADGVLIQGNDLKIDESSLTGESDHVKKTQEKDPMLLSGTHVMEGSGKMVVTAVGVNSQTGIIFTLLGGGEDDDEDEEEKKKEKEEKKKQRKNKKQDGSVENRKKAKAQDGAAMEMQPLNSDEGADAEEKKKANLPKKEKSVLQGKLTKLAVQIGKAGLVMSAITVIILVVLFVVDTFWIQNLPWDKDCTPIYIQFFVKFFIIGVTVLVVAVPEGLPLAVTISLAYSVKKMMKDNNLVRHLDACETMGNATAICSDKTGTLTMNRMTVVQAYIAEKHYKKVPEPENIPPSVLDFLILGIAVNCAYTTKIMPPEKEGGLPRQVGNKTECALLGFSNDLKRDYQAIRNEIPEEKLYKVYTFNSVRKSMSTVLKMADGSYRMFSKGASEILLKKCYKILTANGESKVFRPRDRDDMVKKVIEPMASEGLRTICLGYRDFPASEGEPDWDNENDILSGLTCICVVGIEDPVRPEVPDAIRKCQRAGITVRMVTGDNINTARAIATKCGILQPGDDFLCLEGKEFNRRIRNEKGEIEQERIDKIWPKLRVLARSSPTDKHTLVKGIIDSTVAEQRQVVAVTGDGTNDGPALKKADVGFAMGIAGTDVAKEASDIILTDDNFSSIVKAVMWGRNVYDSISKFLQFQLTVNVVAVIVAFTGACITQDSPLKAVQMLWVNLIMDTFASLALATEPPTEALLLRKPYGRNKPLISRTMMKNILGQGVYQLIIIFTLLFAGEKLFDIDSGRNAPLHAPPSEHYTIVFNTFVMMQLFNEINARKIHGERNVFDGIFNNPIFCSIVFGTFIIQIVIVQFGGKPFSCVALSIDQWLWCTFLGFGSLLWGQVISSIPTSRLKFLKTAGHGTQKEEIPDDELEELEDMDEIDHAERELRRGQILWFRGLNRIQTQIRVVNAFRSSISLYEGLEKPESRTSIHNFMTHPEFRIEDSEPHIPLIDDTDAEDDAPTKRNSASPRNATPTPPSPSPSPTTTAAPTTPVSPSPNQNNNAVESSNHLLPEGPKSGTPSAPGSPLHSLETSL, from the exons ATGGCGAACAACTCGTACAGTGGGGTGAAGAACTCCATAGTGGAGGCCAACCACGATGGAGAGTTTGGCTGCACGCTCAAAGAACTGCGCTCCCTTATGGAACTGAGAGGCGCCGAGGCGCTAAACAAAATTGGGGAATCTTACGGGGATATTCAAGGACTCTGCAACCGATTAAAAACTTCACCCATAGAGG GTCTAAGTGGACAGCCTGCAGACATCGAGAAGCGGAAAACAGCGTTTGGGCAAAATTTGATACCACCCAAAAAGCCCAAAACGTTCTTACAGTTAGTGTGGGAGGCGCTACAGGATGTCACACTGATTATCCTAGAAGTGGCAGCCATAGTTTCACTAGGCCTTTCTTTTTATAAACCTCCAGATGCCAAAAGAGAAA ACTGCGGAAGGGCTGCTGGAGGTGTGGAGGATGAAACTGAGGCAGAAGCGGGCTGGATCGAGGGAGCCGCAATTCTTCTGTCAGTTATCTGTGTGGTGCTGGTGACGGCGTTCAATGACTGGAGTAAAGAGAAGCAGTTTAGGGGCCTCCAGAGCCGCATTGAGCAGGAACAGAAATTTACTGTCGTCCGTGGAGGACAAGTTATCCAAATTCCTGTGGCTGAGATCGTGGTCGGCGACAttgcacaaataaaatatg gtgaCCTTTTGCCTGCTGACGGAGTCCTCATCCAAGGCAATGATCTGAAGATTGATGAGAGCTCACTCACAGGGGAGTCGGACCATGtcaagaaaacacaagaaaaagatCCAATGCTGTTATCAG GCACCCATGTAATGGAAGGCTCAGGGAAAATGGTGGTCACTGCTGTGGGTGTCAACTCTCAAACTGGAATTATCTTCACTTTACTCGGGGGTGGCGAGGATGATGacgaggatgaagaggagaagaaaaaggaaaaggaggagaagaagaaacagagaaaaa ACAAAAAGCAGGATGGATCTGTGGAAAATCGTAAGAAAG CTAAAGCACAGGACGGTGCTGCAATGGAAATGCAGCCTCTGAACAGTGATGAAGGAGCTGATgctgaggagaagaagaaagccAACCTGCCGAAGAAGGAGAAGTCTGTTCTCCAGGGCAAACTGACCAAACTAGCTGTACAGATTGGCAAAGCAG GACTGGTTATGTCAGCCATCACTGTTATTATCCTGGTGGTGCTGTTTGTAGTAGACACCTTCTGGATCCAGAATCTGCCCTGGGACAAGGACTGCACACCCATTTACATTCAGTTCTTTGTGAAATTCTTCATCATTGGCGTCACTGTTCTGGTGGTGGCTGTTCCCGAAGGCCTGCCGCTTGCTGTTACAATCTCCCTGGCATATTCCGTTAAG aaaatgatgaaagacAATAACCTTGTGCGTCACTTGGACGCCTGTGAGACCATGGGCAACGCTACCGCGATCTGCTCCGACAAGACTGGTACCCTCACGATGAACCGCATGACTGTGGTGCAGGCCTACATCGCTGAAAAGCACTACAAGAAAGTCCCTGAACCAGAGAACATCCCCCCCTCCGTTTTAGACTTCCTGATTCTGGGCATCGCAGTGAACTGCGCCTACACCACCAAGATTATG CCTCCAGAGAAAGAAGGGGGCCTGCCACGGCAGGTGGGTAACAAGACCGAATGTGCCTTGCTCGGCTTTTCTAATGACCTGAAGCGTGACTACCAGGCTATCCGCAACGAGATACCCGAAGAGAAACTGTACAAAGTCTACACCTTCAACTCGGTCCGCAAGTCTATGAGCACTGTGTTGAAGATGGCTGATGGCAGTTATCGTATGTTCAGCAAAGGAGCCTCGGAAATTCTCTTAAAAAA GTGCTATAAAATCCTCACAGCAAATGGTGAGTCGAAGGTGTTTCGCCCACGAGACAGAGATGACATGGTCAAGAAAGTGATCGAGCCCATGGCCTCTGAGGGCCTGAGGACCATCTGCCTTGGATACAGAGATTTCCCTGCTTCTGAGGGTGAGCCGGACTGGGACAATGAAAATGACATCCTCAGTGGACTGACCTGCATCTGCGTTGTGGGCATTGAAGACCCTGTGAGACCGGAG GTCCCAGACGCTATCAGGAAATGCCAGCGTGCTGGCATCACAGTGCGGATGGTGACCGGGGACAACATCAACACAGCTCGAGCCATCGCCACCAAGTGTGGAATCCTACAGCCTGGAGATGACTTCCTCTGCCTGGAGGGCAAAGAGTTCAACCGAAGGATACGCAATGAAAAAGGAGAG ATTGAACAAGAACGCATTGACAAGATCTGGCCCAAACTACGAGTACTGGCTCGCTCGTCacccacagacaaacacaccttAGTGAAAG GTATTATTGACAGCACAGTGGCAGAACAGAGACAAGTAGTGGCAGTGACAGGAGATGGAACAAATGATGGTCCTGCACTGAAGAAAGCTGATGTTGGCTTTGCCATG gGTATCGCTGGCACAGATGTAGCCAAGGAGGCGTCTGACATCATTCTGACTGACGACAACTTTTCCAGCATCGTCAAAGCCGTCATGTGGGGACGCAACGTCTATGACAGCATTTCCAAGTTCCTCCAGTTTCAGCTGACGGTCAATGTGGTGGCTGTCATCGTAGCATTTACAGGCGCATGCATCACACAG GACTCTCCACTGAAAGCGGTACAGATGTTATGGGTCAACCTGATCATGGACACCTTTGCCTCACTAGCTCTGGCCACAGAGCCCCCCACGGAAGCCCTGCTGCTAAGGAAGCCATACGGCCGCAACAAGCCTCTGATCTCCCGCACTATGATGAAGAACATCCTCGGCCAGGGAGTGTACCAGCTAATCATCATCTTTACTTTGCTCTTTGCTG GTGAGaaattgtttgacattgacAGCGGCAGGAACGCACCCCTCCACGCCCCGCCTTCTGAACACTACACCATTGTCTTCAATACCTTTGTGATGATGCAGCTTTTCAACGAGATCAATGCCCGCAAGATCCACGGTGAAAGGAATGTCTTTGATGGCATCTTCAACAACCCTATCTTCTGTAGTATTGTCTTTGGTACCTTCATTATCCAG ATTGTCATAGTGCAGTTTGGAGGGAAGCCATTCAGCTGCGTGGCTCTGTCCATCGACCAGTGGCTGTGGTGCACTTTCTTAGGCTTTGGCTCTCTACTATGGGGACAG GTAATCTCTTCGATACCCACCAGCCGATTAAAATTCTTGAAAACAGCGGGCCACGGCACCCAGAAGGAGGAGATCCCAGACGAcgagctggaggagctggaggacatGGATGAGATCGACCATGCTGAGCGGGAGCTTCGCCGAGGCCAGATCCTCTGGTTCCGAGGCCTCAATCGCATCCAGACTCAG aTCCGGGTGGTGAATGCATTCCGCAGCTCCATCTCCCTCTATGAGGGGCTGGAGAAGCCCGAGTCGCGAACATCAATCCACAACTTCATGACCCACCCCGAATTTCGGATAGAGGACTCTGAGCCCCATATCCCCCTCATAGACGACACCGATGCAGAGGACGACGCTCCCACCAAGCGCAACTCCGCCAGCCCCCGCAACGCCACGCCCACGCCGCCCTCGCCGTCGCCCTCGcccaccaccaccgccgcccCCACCACACCGGTCTCCCCCTCCCCAAACCAGAACAATAACGCTGTGGAGAGCAGTAACCACCTCCTCCCAGAGGGCCCCAAATCAGGAACCCCCTCGGCCCCGGGGAGCCCCCTACACAGCCTGGAGACCTCCCTTTGA
- the atp2b1a gene encoding plasma membrane calcium-transporting ATPase 1a isoform X1: MANNSYSGVKNSIVEANHDGEFGCTLKELRSLMELRGAEALNKIGESYGDIQGLCNRLKTSPIEGLSGQPADIEKRKTAFGQNLIPPKKPKTFLQLVWEALQDVTLIILEVAAIVSLGLSFYKPPDAKRENCGRAAGGVEDETEAEAGWIEGAAILLSVICVVLVTAFNDWSKEKQFRGLQSRIEQEQKFTVVRGGQVIQIPVAEIVVGDIAQIKYGDLLPADGVLIQGNDLKIDESSLTGESDHVKKTQEKDPMLLSGTHVMEGSGKMVVTAVGVNSQTGIIFTLLGGGEDDDEDEEEKKKEKEEKKKQRKNKKQDGSVENRKKAKAQDGAAMEMQPLNSDEGADAEEKKKANLPKKEKSVLQGKLTKLAVQIGKAGLVMSAITVIILVVLFVVDTFWIQNLPWDKDCTPIYIQFFVKFFIIGVTVLVVAVPEGLPLAVTISLAYSVKKMMKDNNLVRHLDACETMGNATAICSDKTGTLTMNRMTVVQAYIAEKHYKKVPEPENIPPSVLDFLILGIAVNCAYTTKIMPPEKEGGLPRQVGNKTECALLGFSNDLKRDYQAIRNEIPEEKLYKVYTFNSVRKSMSTVLKMADGSYRMFSKGASEILLKKCYKILTANGESKVFRPRDRDDMVKKVIEPMASEGLRTICLGYRDFPASEGEPDWDNENDILSGLTCICVVGIEDPVRPEVPDAIRKCQRAGITVRMVTGDNINTARAIATKCGILQPGDDFLCLEGKEFNRRIRNEKGEIEQERIDKIWPKLRVLARSSPTDKHTLVKGIIDSTVAEQRQVVAVTGDGTNDGPALKKADVGFAMGIAGTDVAKEASDIILTDDNFSSIVKAVMWGRNVYDSISKFLQFQLTVNVVAVIVAFTGACITQDSPLKAVQMLWVNLIMDTFASLALATEPPTEALLLRKPYGRNKPLISRTMMKNILGQGVYQLIIIFTLLFAGEKLFDIDSGRNAPLHAPPSEHYTIVFNTFVMMQLFNEINARKIHGERNVFDGIFNNPIFCSIVFGTFIIQIVIVQFGGKPFSCVALSIDQWLWCTFLGFGSLLWGQVISSIPTSRLKFLKTAGHGTQKEEIPDDELEELEDMDEIDHAERELRRGQILWFRGLNRIQTQMDVVSAFQSGTSFQGALRRQASNSSQQQHDIRVVNAFRSSISLYEGLEKPESRTSIHNFMTHPEFRIEDSEPHIPLIDDTDAEDDAPTKRNSASPRNATPTPPSPSPSPTTTAAPTTPVSPSPNQNNNAVESSNHLLPEGPKSGTPSAPGSPLHSLETSL; the protein is encoded by the exons ATGGCGAACAACTCGTACAGTGGGGTGAAGAACTCCATAGTGGAGGCCAACCACGATGGAGAGTTTGGCTGCACGCTCAAAGAACTGCGCTCCCTTATGGAACTGAGAGGCGCCGAGGCGCTAAACAAAATTGGGGAATCTTACGGGGATATTCAAGGACTCTGCAACCGATTAAAAACTTCACCCATAGAGG GTCTAAGTGGACAGCCTGCAGACATCGAGAAGCGGAAAACAGCGTTTGGGCAAAATTTGATACCACCCAAAAAGCCCAAAACGTTCTTACAGTTAGTGTGGGAGGCGCTACAGGATGTCACACTGATTATCCTAGAAGTGGCAGCCATAGTTTCACTAGGCCTTTCTTTTTATAAACCTCCAGATGCCAAAAGAGAAA ACTGCGGAAGGGCTGCTGGAGGTGTGGAGGATGAAACTGAGGCAGAAGCGGGCTGGATCGAGGGAGCCGCAATTCTTCTGTCAGTTATCTGTGTGGTGCTGGTGACGGCGTTCAATGACTGGAGTAAAGAGAAGCAGTTTAGGGGCCTCCAGAGCCGCATTGAGCAGGAACAGAAATTTACTGTCGTCCGTGGAGGACAAGTTATCCAAATTCCTGTGGCTGAGATCGTGGTCGGCGACAttgcacaaataaaatatg gtgaCCTTTTGCCTGCTGACGGAGTCCTCATCCAAGGCAATGATCTGAAGATTGATGAGAGCTCACTCACAGGGGAGTCGGACCATGtcaagaaaacacaagaaaaagatCCAATGCTGTTATCAG GCACCCATGTAATGGAAGGCTCAGGGAAAATGGTGGTCACTGCTGTGGGTGTCAACTCTCAAACTGGAATTATCTTCACTTTACTCGGGGGTGGCGAGGATGATGacgaggatgaagaggagaagaaaaaggaaaaggaggagaagaagaaacagagaaaaa ACAAAAAGCAGGATGGATCTGTGGAAAATCGTAAGAAAG CTAAAGCACAGGACGGTGCTGCAATGGAAATGCAGCCTCTGAACAGTGATGAAGGAGCTGATgctgaggagaagaagaaagccAACCTGCCGAAGAAGGAGAAGTCTGTTCTCCAGGGCAAACTGACCAAACTAGCTGTACAGATTGGCAAAGCAG GACTGGTTATGTCAGCCATCACTGTTATTATCCTGGTGGTGCTGTTTGTAGTAGACACCTTCTGGATCCAGAATCTGCCCTGGGACAAGGACTGCACACCCATTTACATTCAGTTCTTTGTGAAATTCTTCATCATTGGCGTCACTGTTCTGGTGGTGGCTGTTCCCGAAGGCCTGCCGCTTGCTGTTACAATCTCCCTGGCATATTCCGTTAAG aaaatgatgaaagacAATAACCTTGTGCGTCACTTGGACGCCTGTGAGACCATGGGCAACGCTACCGCGATCTGCTCCGACAAGACTGGTACCCTCACGATGAACCGCATGACTGTGGTGCAGGCCTACATCGCTGAAAAGCACTACAAGAAAGTCCCTGAACCAGAGAACATCCCCCCCTCCGTTTTAGACTTCCTGATTCTGGGCATCGCAGTGAACTGCGCCTACACCACCAAGATTATG CCTCCAGAGAAAGAAGGGGGCCTGCCACGGCAGGTGGGTAACAAGACCGAATGTGCCTTGCTCGGCTTTTCTAATGACCTGAAGCGTGACTACCAGGCTATCCGCAACGAGATACCCGAAGAGAAACTGTACAAAGTCTACACCTTCAACTCGGTCCGCAAGTCTATGAGCACTGTGTTGAAGATGGCTGATGGCAGTTATCGTATGTTCAGCAAAGGAGCCTCGGAAATTCTCTTAAAAAA GTGCTATAAAATCCTCACAGCAAATGGTGAGTCGAAGGTGTTTCGCCCACGAGACAGAGATGACATGGTCAAGAAAGTGATCGAGCCCATGGCCTCTGAGGGCCTGAGGACCATCTGCCTTGGATACAGAGATTTCCCTGCTTCTGAGGGTGAGCCGGACTGGGACAATGAAAATGACATCCTCAGTGGACTGACCTGCATCTGCGTTGTGGGCATTGAAGACCCTGTGAGACCGGAG GTCCCAGACGCTATCAGGAAATGCCAGCGTGCTGGCATCACAGTGCGGATGGTGACCGGGGACAACATCAACACAGCTCGAGCCATCGCCACCAAGTGTGGAATCCTACAGCCTGGAGATGACTTCCTCTGCCTGGAGGGCAAAGAGTTCAACCGAAGGATACGCAATGAAAAAGGAGAG ATTGAACAAGAACGCATTGACAAGATCTGGCCCAAACTACGAGTACTGGCTCGCTCGTCacccacagacaaacacaccttAGTGAAAG GTATTATTGACAGCACAGTGGCAGAACAGAGACAAGTAGTGGCAGTGACAGGAGATGGAACAAATGATGGTCCTGCACTGAAGAAAGCTGATGTTGGCTTTGCCATG gGTATCGCTGGCACAGATGTAGCCAAGGAGGCGTCTGACATCATTCTGACTGACGACAACTTTTCCAGCATCGTCAAAGCCGTCATGTGGGGACGCAACGTCTATGACAGCATTTCCAAGTTCCTCCAGTTTCAGCTGACGGTCAATGTGGTGGCTGTCATCGTAGCATTTACAGGCGCATGCATCACACAG GACTCTCCACTGAAAGCGGTACAGATGTTATGGGTCAACCTGATCATGGACACCTTTGCCTCACTAGCTCTGGCCACAGAGCCCCCCACGGAAGCCCTGCTGCTAAGGAAGCCATACGGCCGCAACAAGCCTCTGATCTCCCGCACTATGATGAAGAACATCCTCGGCCAGGGAGTGTACCAGCTAATCATCATCTTTACTTTGCTCTTTGCTG GTGAGaaattgtttgacattgacAGCGGCAGGAACGCACCCCTCCACGCCCCGCCTTCTGAACACTACACCATTGTCTTCAATACCTTTGTGATGATGCAGCTTTTCAACGAGATCAATGCCCGCAAGATCCACGGTGAAAGGAATGTCTTTGATGGCATCTTCAACAACCCTATCTTCTGTAGTATTGTCTTTGGTACCTTCATTATCCAG ATTGTCATAGTGCAGTTTGGAGGGAAGCCATTCAGCTGCGTGGCTCTGTCCATCGACCAGTGGCTGTGGTGCACTTTCTTAGGCTTTGGCTCTCTACTATGGGGACAG GTAATCTCTTCGATACCCACCAGCCGATTAAAATTCTTGAAAACAGCGGGCCACGGCACCCAGAAGGAGGAGATCCCAGACGAcgagctggaggagctggaggacatGGATGAGATCGACCATGCTGAGCGGGAGCTTCGCCGAGGCCAGATCCTCTGGTTCCGAGGCCTCAATCGCATCCAGACTCAG ATGGATGTAGTGAGTGCGTTCCAGAGTGGAACTTCCTTTCAGGGGGCTCTAAGGCGGCAGGCCTCCAACTCCAGCCAACAACAGCACGAT aTCCGGGTGGTGAATGCATTCCGCAGCTCCATCTCCCTCTATGAGGGGCTGGAGAAGCCCGAGTCGCGAACATCAATCCACAACTTCATGACCCACCCCGAATTTCGGATAGAGGACTCTGAGCCCCATATCCCCCTCATAGACGACACCGATGCAGAGGACGACGCTCCCACCAAGCGCAACTCCGCCAGCCCCCGCAACGCCACGCCCACGCCGCCCTCGCCGTCGCCCTCGcccaccaccaccgccgcccCCACCACACCGGTCTCCCCCTCCCCAAACCAGAACAATAACGCTGTGGAGAGCAGTAACCACCTCCTCCCAGAGGGCCCCAAATCAGGAACCCCCTCGGCCCCGGGGAGCCCCCTACACAGCCTGGAGACCTCCCTTTGA